Proteins encoded by one window of Phycisphaerae bacterium:
- a CDS encoding type II secretion system protein yields the protein MEVCVMSTSARRVPAFTLIELLVVVAIIAILVAILLPSLNRAREQARGMSCVSNLRQLNMANLQYGGENLEAWAGKSDDAILDYDNVACSWIPSGSVVDPLFDLTKGALFDYAQLADMYRCPSDAQNGSVLSYAVNANLYDLTVASGGPVAGITYPRPSRFNQQSDRLVIFVDQGLCDDGSFTPISPSDPDGEAIQWYHAGQAAFAFFDGHGELRDSDDPLITDHLSQAWTPDQDQVVSAD from the coding sequence ATGGAGGTATGCGTTATGAGTACGTCCGCACGGAGAGTTCCCGCCTTTACGTTGATCGAACTGCTGGTCGTCGTCGCGATCATCGCGATTCTGGTGGCGATCCTGCTGCCCAGCCTCAATCGGGCGCGCGAGCAGGCTCGCGGCATGAGCTGCGTCAGCAATCTCCGCCAGCTCAACATGGCCAACCTCCAGTACGGCGGCGAGAATCTCGAGGCGTGGGCGGGCAAGTCCGACGACGCCATTCTGGACTACGACAACGTCGCCTGCTCGTGGATTCCCTCCGGTTCGGTTGTCGATCCGCTGTTTGACCTGACCAAGGGCGCGCTGTTTGACTACGCCCAGCTCGCCGACATGTACCGCTGCCCCAGCGACGCGCAGAACGGTTCGGTGCTCAGCTACGCGGTCAACGCCAACCTCTACGACCTGACGGTCGCTTCGGGCGGGCCGGTGGCCGGGATCACGTATCCGCGTCCCAGCCGCTTCAATCAGCAGTCGGACCGGCTCGTGATCTTCGTCGACCAGGGCCTGTGCGACGACGGCAGCTTCACGCCCATCTCGCCCTCGGACCCTGATGGCGAAGCCATCCAGTGGTACCACGCCGGTCAGGCGGCGTTCGCCTTCTTCGACGGCCACGGCGAGCTGCGGGACTCCGACGACCCGCTGATCACCGACCACCTGAGTCAGGCCTGGACGCCCGACCAGGACCAGGTCGTGTCGGCGGACTGA